In the Ranitomeya imitator isolate aRanImi1 chromosome 2, aRanImi1.pri, whole genome shotgun sequence genome, catagcgtttcctgtaccccacccttctgctgcagccacctctagtacacctgtagcatcggggcggtttcgccagaggggtcagatacatagttatgctcccgagttcttgcacctgaacgcatcgttccagaactgtctgaaagttttgtccgagcaaatggctgcaggattcaatttcataaataaaagtatgctcgagatgcatacacttctggtaacgatgcgttcagaggcaaaacagtccccgaacaacactttttttcagtcggtgcttgagcaaatggagacgctatctacttctcagcagatgcaagtaatggaatcctgccagtctactctagcgctaattgcctctagagcagatagttcttccaaccatcctccaacttgccccccttcctccactgtccaccactacagccagtaccatcctcctgacccgtatcgccaaacagacattgccccatcacgcccaactcgccatcatccacatcgtgccccgttccaccagccacaccaccagccccgtgccccttcccaccatccacactatcagcatccctcccgtgccacttcacacccatatgatgatccagacccatacaacttcccatctacttcatcctcatctcctctccctgcccacttccaacagactgtatcaccctcttcccaaacatcttctacacacatcactcattctgccacccagTCCTCCCAAAACATTTCGTACACCCCTCCAccctaccaaatttctaaccccaatcccactttcttgtccacccgctcaatagctttctccactccttcacccctaaccggtgaacattctccaccaccatcacattcctctctccacactcccactgtcgaagtgtccctatcagacagtgcctccgatagtatctccaccccgacgtatgaaaacatttagtaccccatttttttgtgtgttacattgttaataaaagtttttggttgaaaaatctcttgtatttattcattaggaacaaataacacttttgtaaaaaaaaggtttattggtaacagtagaactttgggtatgcacatcttgatttaaaaataaactcaaacaggtacccaacatggttaaaaggtaaacccaaacaggtacgcaacatgagggtaaaaaccaaactggtatacaacatgggtaaggttaaaaacaacaggtacgcaacatgggtaaagtttaaagttattactaggtatacacaaagtgtttaaactatatcatcctgccagtgtattcttccttggggtgaaataaaatattctgcaaagtgatcccgtattgtggacactgtggcagaacttctgtatgtatggatgctgtaatccatcaaggtggtttcggcagaatggtcctcaatggaaagctgttccttggatataacataattgtggaggacaacacacgctttcaccacctcatccacagtgtttgtgtttaagtttatggatgtcaagagaactctccatttggcggttaggatcccaaacgcacactccaccattctccttgcacgtgtgagtctgtagttgaaaatttttttggtattggttaaaccacggctggagtagggtttcaaaagatgctctgaaagctgaaaagcttcatccccaacacatacaaatggcattggtggatcggaagtttgaggcagtggtcttggggggggaaattgaaaggtttttccatataaatgccgccccatagaagacagtttgaaaacttgcgaatcattagaacgaccatacgccccaatgtccaccgctacaaatttgtaatccgcatcggcaatggccatcagcacgatggaaaagtacttcttgtagttgaaatactgagatccagaaccagccggtttcacgatacggatgtgtttcccgtccaccgcacccaagcaattgggaaactggcacacttccaggaatctgtcagctacttccaaccatgtctgcattgtgggatgtggaatgtattcttcatgcaaacagtcccacagtgcacggcaagtgtgcctcactattcctgatattgtggaaatgcccagtctgaattgaaaatgtagggaagacagggattcaccggttgctaggaatctgtgaagaaaaggaaggaagaaattactacaaattcaaaatatcaaataaagagtccacaacaaaagttgatgcaaaaaacaggatttttggttgcttaccgtaaaatctgtttcttgaagcctccattgggggacacaggaaccatgggtgtatgctgctgccactaggaggctgacactatgcaaataacaaaattagctcctcctctgcagtgtacaccccaccgactggcattaaactcttcagttagtgagaaagcagtaggagaaagaacaaggttgaaaaaccataaccacaaacttgagaactgtaaacgtgagaacagtcagagaacatataacaaaaacattgggagggtgctgtgtcccccaatggaggcttcaagaaacagattttacggtaagcaaccaaaaatcctgttttctttatcgcctctcattgggggacacaggaaccatgggacgtcccaaagcagtcccaagggcgggaaaaacagacttccatcaggtcagaggactcaccactgccgcctgcaggatccttctgcctaggctggtgtccgccgatgcgtaggtatggaccttgtaaaatttggcgaacgtgtggatggaagaccaagttgccgctttgcacagctgtagggcggaagccctgtggtgcaccgcccaggaggcgccgactgcccgggtagagtgagccttaatcccaggagggggcactctgttcttgacccggtaagcctccaagattgccattctgatccatcgagcaatagtcgctttagaagccggctggcctctgcgcgtgccatcaggaatgacgaaaaaggaatccgtcttccggaaagtggacgttctgtccagatagatcctcacagccctgacaagatccagcttgttcaatgatcgctccagaggatgagtcggagctggacaaaaggaaggtagaacgatgtcctcgttgaggtggaaggtggaaaccaccttaggaagaaaagaaggtgggggccggaagaccaccttgtcctggtgaatgaccaaaaacggaggacggcaagacagggccgccagctcggaaacgcggcgaatggacgtgatggccacaagaaaggctaccttccatgataaaactgatagaggaatctccctaagaggttcaaagggagaaaccttcagaacgtccagtaccaggtttaggtcccatgcctccacaggggccctgtacggcgggacggcgtgggctaccccctgaaagaaggtcttaacctgtggccgagaggccaaggtcttctgaaagaggatggaaagcgcagagacctgacccttcagagaactaagagccaggcccgaatccagtcctgcctgaaggaaggccaaaagagaaggcagggaaaaaaaccataggcggaaggcggttggactcgcaccaccggaagtaggccttccaggtgcggtagtagatcctggaagacgaaggcttctgagcctgaatcatggtgtgaatcacccggtccgaaaggccagacgctctcagaaccgcggtctcaacagccacgccgttaaactgagcgaccgagaattcgggtggcagatcggaccctgggacagcagatcgggcctgtctggaaggcgccagggagcgtccgcgagaaggttgacgagctccgcgaaccaagctctcctgggccaatccgggccgatcaggatgaccggcaccccttccgctttgatcttcttcaacagtttgggaagtaatggaaggggtgggaacaggtagggcagctcgaactgtgaccaaggaatggccagagcatcgacgcccactgcgagaggatcgcgggacctggagacgaactgcggaaccttcctgttgactcgggacgccgtgagatccacatccggagttccccatcgaagacaaatctgatggaagacctccggatgtaaggaccattcccctgccgcgaggccctcgcggctgaggaagtcggcggcccagttttccatgccggggatatgcaccgcggatatcaccggaaccgttgcctctgcccaaaggaggatcttggatacctcggcaagggccaaggagctccgagtccccccctgatggttgacatatgccacagccgtggcgttgtccgtctggatccggactggaaggcccctgagaatcctttcccagtggcggagggacaggaagatggcccgaatttcgaggacgttgatcggcagagatgactcctgcagcgaccagcggccctggaccgtcaggtggcgaaaaaccgcaccccagccgagcaggctggcgtccgttgtcgccacctgccagtgaactggaaggaaggacctgccctgggagatgagaggtgacgtcagccaccagttgagagaccgcctgacccgaaaggagagtttgatcggtcgatccagggagaagaccgacctgtcccactgagacagaatggcttgctgaaggggtcgcgaatggaattgggtgaagggaatcgcttccaatgtagttaccatcctccccagaaccttcatggccgaacggagggagggaggtcgaggaccctggagcaagcgtatgtcccgacagagagtggatctcttgtctgtgggaaggaagactctgctctgacgagtatcgaaaagcatgcccagaaagatgatgcgctgagaaggaataaggcaggacttcttccggtttaccagccacccgaaacgggctaaggtgtcgagaacaatggacaggctttcgtgggcctgagcgaagaacggagccttgatgaggatgtcgtcgagatatggaaataggaccaggcctctgactctcaagatggccatcagcgccgccatgattttcgtgaacactcttggcgcggttgcgagaccgaacggcagggcgacgaactgaaaatgatctcgttgcactgcaaagcgcaggaaacggtgatgtccgggaaatatcgggacatggaggtaggcgtcctggatatctattgagcatagaaactcctgagcctccatggaagcaattactgaacgaagggattccatcctgaagtgtctcaggcgaactctcctgttcagcaatttgaggtccagaatggggcgaactttgccgtcttttttcggtaccacaaaaagattcgagtagaaacccgtgaagcgttccttttctgggacaggaacgattaccccggatttgagcagagaagcgatggctgagaagaagcccggaactagagcggggtctcttggaggacgggattggaagaaacgatcccgaggtcgggaagcgaactctattttgtatcccgaggatacaacttccctgacccatgcgtcctctactgcggaaatccagacgtccctgaaaaggagaagacggccgcccaatctgggagttgggctggagtcttgccgagagtcatgccgaggtggatcttccagtcctgggcctggaggatctaccctgggagaaacgaggacgccaggacggagtgggcctaaaggacaccgccttcttctcttgacgtgcctgtggcctctgttgctgctaggaaaaggagtttgatgcagcgaagcgacgaaaaggccgaaaaggacgaaactgtcgtctaggaggagggcgacgaggcttagcctgggggagaagagaacttgtacccccggtggcgtccttaattatttggtccagctgggaaccaaagaggcgagagccctggaagggcaggctagtgagggactttttggaggacaagtccgcctgccaggccttgagccaaacggtccggcggatggcaacggcattgctggaagcttgagccgcacaagacgcggcatccagggaggcggaaaccagatattcaccagcatgggaaatctggttggcaagttccgctaattgcgcgggaggcgccccatccaggataccccgccgaagatccttggcccattttgagatggattttgaagcccaagtggacgcaaaagctggacatagagccgctgaagccgcttcaaaagcagatttcgcgaaggattctataactctatcgttagaatccttcagagatgctccgccggacagaggaagcaccgtgttggtggacagcctggaaacgggggtccaccgagggagatGCCGTCCAATTGGCGGCaagttctggaggaaaaggatataacacacccaggcgttttcccctctgaaaacgcctagtggggttctctctctctctggacacgatttcctcgaattcaggataaggagcaaaaaattttgaaggtggtttggcccgtctgaacgaaaccgcctgatctgcgggttccgtagagggatccttgatgccacatgtttggtttattgccccaatgaggttctggactgtctcactcatggtggcgatttggttaggatccagctccgaagtatcctccgaaggcgcatcagataatgcctcgcctgactcaggggaggaggatcggtgggacaccaaccgcgggggagggccgagcggcgagatggagcacgaagaggactcagaccgacgttcctgtctggaccttttgtggctagtcaaggagggctcgggcggcggttcctgcgacccgctggccactgcaggggtctgcaggggtaaccgatccagcgcggacactagggtttgagatacccgtgttaaatcggccaccgattgtgacagagaggcggcccagcctgggatggggggatcactctcgggcggaacagccgggggatcctgggcggtgggaacaatcgggttgctgcaggactgacacagcggggaggactgacctgagggaagtttgctgttacaggacgaacatgcaaagtacgtgactaaggcagaagatgaagaggtagggggacgagagcggccccctttagaggtagacatttttagggaccctgaagatgccagtgggttaggggacagtgggcagaagggggtgtcagtctgcagtgcagctactcacggacccggtcctggaagatgtcccacttgtcctcggtggagaacttccctgaggtgctgattctgcgatgctgagccacagaagatgcgagtgaaggagcgtggcgcgctgcgtgaggcactgcgagggcggctgctgctgtgagaagcggtgcacaccggccgagggacccacgaggaagggggtggagccagacgcagaggcgccggtgggcagggcgcagtatgtcgggcgggaaaaaagcccgcccgcagaaccggaagtgaggagccgagaaaccggaagtaggccccggcctaagccg is a window encoding:
- the LOC138666316 gene encoding mucin-6-like; its protein translation is MSPGRPPPPRRPRTESSESGAQAVGPASGSRGRRRHSRGGRRHVSQRAPDSDGEEVGLDIDLLIDLVRDREPLWNMGDRRHADLSVTRRLWEQICCELIPRWEDLDVQAQIQERERIVKRWRSIRDRFKKEFNKEMQARSGSGGRRSTYKYARALSFLRSTMVTRRTVGSTLEPAAQLNTSGAIPQEAATEGHFDSEEPSAPSHSAPSHSAPSHSAPFHSAPFHSAPSHSTDPSFPSTSTGASWPVPLHVAAGENIAFPVPHPSAAATSSTPVASGRFRQRGQIHSYAPEFLHLNASFQNCLKVLSEQMAAGFNFINKSMLEMHTLLVTMRSEAKQSPNNTFFQSVLEQMETLSTSQQMQVMESCQSTLALIASRADSSSNHPPTCPPSSTVHHYSQYHPPDPYRQTDIAPSRPTRHHPHRAPFHQPHHQPRAPSHHPHYQHPSRATSHPYDDPDPYNFPSTSSSSPLPAHFQQTVSPSSQTSSTHITHSATQSSQNISYTPPPYQISNPNPTFLSTRSIAFSTPSPLTGEHSPPPSHSSLHTPTVEVSLSDSASDSISTPTYENI